From Coffea arabica cultivar ET-39 chromosome 10e, Coffea Arabica ET-39 HiFi, whole genome shotgun sequence, one genomic window encodes:
- the LOC113711287 gene encoding protein LATERAL BRANCHING OXIDOREDUCTASE 1-like, which translates to MGKDCNSRIAVVDHRSATVVASCGEMPFVSFRYFSTLLDFCHPTTILAQLFAILARKFVKSPHFNDVVLLIPPPAPPFHAGKSPLPIIRVNHYPPCPSPDLALAVGRHNDGVALTILAQDDVGGLEVKRKNDGEWILVKPIPNAYIINIGDIIQVWSNDKYESVEHRAILNSETERFSIPFFFNPAHYTWVEPLEELINEQNPRKYKAYNCGKYFATRKRGNLKELYAENVQICHFKIDN; encoded by the exons ATGGGAAAGGACTGCAACAGCCGTATAGCTGTGGTGGACCACC GCTCTGCAACAGTCGTAGCTAGCTGTGGTGAGATGCCTTTTGTGTCCTTTCG ATACTTTTCCACTCTTTTAGATTTTTGTCACCCAACAACTATTCTTGCACAACTATTTGCAATTCTTGCACGGAAGTTTGTGAAGA GTCCACACTTCAACGACGTCGTCCTTTTGATTCCTCCACCAGCTCCGCCATTCCACGCAGGCAAATCTCCACTGCCGATTATCAGGGTCAATCATTATCCACCTTGTCCTAGCCCCGATTTGGCTTTGGCGGTTGGTCGGCATAACGATGGTGTGGCTTTGACCATTCTTGCTCAAGATGATGTTGGAGGacttgaagtaaagaggaaaaATGACGGAGAGTGGATTCTTGTGAAACCAATTCCTAATGCTTATATCATCAATATTGGTGACATTATCCAG GTGTGGAGCAATGACAAATATGAAAGTGTAGAACACAGGGCGATTTTGAATTCTGAGACGGAAAGGTTTTCCATTCCATTCTTCTTCAACCCAGCACATTATACTTGGGTTGAGCCCTTGGAGGAACTGATCAATGAGCAAAATCCTCGCAAGTATAAGGCCTATAACTGCGGAAAGTATTTTGCAACCCGAAAGCGCGGTAATTTGAAGGAACTTTATGCTGAAAATGTGCAAATTTGTCATTTCAAGATTGATAACTGA
- the LOC113711286 gene encoding uncharacterized protein, translated as MKCFVNKINTDAAISTQSIRTGKGIVARNWKGEVLKAWAIMEEKLGEPEIEEAAAIRAAMQLGKAAGWRRIEVQSDCKNVIDCILTVSCNNSNCAVILEDIQQLREFFEQCNFSFIHREGNEVCHRLAKFALKLVNDVYWESCFPGWIKDLARIDYESNELLL; from the coding sequence aTGAAATGTTTTGTGAACAAGATTAATACTGATGCTGCAATCTCAACACAATCGATCAGAACTGGTAAAGGAATAGTGGCTAGAAACTGGAAAGGAGAGGTGCTGAAAGCTTGGGCCATAATGGAGGAGAAGTTGGGGGAACCAGAAATTGAGGAAGCTGCAGCAATTAGAGCTGCAATGCAATTGGGAAAGGCAGCAGGCTGGAGAAGAATCGAAGTACAATCAGACTGCAAGAATGTGATAGACTGTATCTTAACCGTCTCATGCAACAACAGCAACTGTGCTGTGATACTGGAGGACATACAACAACTGAGGGAGTTTTTTGAGCAATGCAACTTCTCTTTTATACATAGGGAAGGGAATGAAGTGTGTCATAGGCTAGCAAAGTTTGCCTTGAAGCTAGTTAATGATGTATATTGGGAATCATGTTTCCCTGGCTGGATTAAAGATCTAGCAAGAATAGATTATGAGAGCAATGAGCTCCTTTTGTAA